The genomic window TGATCTGCGACAACAAGAACACCAAGATGCAAGTCGGTGTGACCTTCCAGGGAGGGTTGCAGCAACTCGCCCTCCAGTTCAAGGGCTACAACACCGGCACCACCAAGACGGTGGCCACCAACCCCCTGAACGCCACCAACTCCTCGGGCAGCGGCACCTACGAGTACACCTTCGGTCCCAACACCGCCCCCCTGAGCGTGGGCGGCGGCAACCTGAGTGCTCAGGCCATTATCGTCAACCCCATCACCAACGTGACTGTCAAGGGCTATACCTACGTGCGCGTTCAGGGTTATGACCTGGCTGGCAATGCCAGCAACGTCGCCACCAGCCCCACGGCTATTCCTGTCGCCGACTGCGCCAGCTAAAGACACCGACGCTGAAGGGCCTTCCCCACCGGGAGGCTCTTTTTTTGGCATCCGTCCCTATAGTTGATAAAAATACTCAACTTATCTGCTATACTCCGACGCATGAAAGTTGCACTCCTCTCCCTTCTCACTCTGACCCTCGCCGCCAGTGCCCAGTCCCAGCAGGCCAAAGAGCTGCGGCTCGGCGTGTTTCCCAACGTGACCCACGCGGCGGGCCTGGTCGCCATCAACAAGGGCCTGATTCAAAAGGAACTCGGCAGCGGCGTGAAGCTGGTTGTCCGCGAATTTGCCAACGGCTCGCAGGTGAACGAGGCGCTGGCAGCGGGCGCCATTGACGCTTCCTACGTCGGCCCTGGCCCGGTCATGAACGCTTTCATGCGCGGCGTGCCGGTGCAGGTCTACGCGGGCGCGGCCAACGCGGGCGCGGTGCTCGTGGGCCGCAAGGACAGCGGGATTCGCAACGTGAAGGGCCTCGCCGGGAAAAAGGTCGCCGTGCCCACGCGCGGCTCGACCCAGGACATCAGCCTGCGCCACCTGCTGCACGAAAACGGCCTGAAGGCGAGCGACGAGGGCGGCAACGTGACCATCGTGCCGATTGACCCGGCCAACATGCCCGCCGCGTTCGTGGGCAAGCAGGTGGACGCCGCGCTGGTGCAGGAGCCCTGGGGCGCCATCATGGAAGGCCAGGGCGCCAAGCTCATCGTGAACGAAAAGGGCGTCTGGAACGGCGGCAACTACACCTCCACCGTACTCGTCGTGAACACCAAGTACGCCGCTGCCAACCCGGAAACCGTCAAGGACCTGCTGCGCGGGCACCTCGCCGCCATCAATCTGATCAACAAGAGCAACGCCGGGGCGCAGAAGGCGATTTCGGACCAGATTTACGCCTTTACCGGCAAGCGTCCTAACAGCGCAGAACTGTTCAAGGCGCTGGCGCGCACCAAGGTCACCTGGGACATCAACCTGCAAACACTGGGCGAGTACGCGCAGCTCAACAAGGAAGCCGGTTTTGCCCGCGACGTGCCGGACCTGAACAAGTTCGTGGACCTGAGCGTGGTCAAGTCACTGGCCAAATAAGCCGTAAGACCGCTGTGTGTCACGCCCTCCTACGCTGGGGGCGTGATTTTTGTTGCCCCCACGAGGCCCTTTTAATGCTCGCCCGCGCCCGCAGTGTGGCCCTGATCGGCGTGGACGCCGTGCCGGTGGAAGTCGAGGTGGACGTGTCGCCGGGGCTGCCGGCGTTTACAGTGGTCGGCTTGCCCGATCAGGCCGTCAGCGAGGCACGCGAACGGGTGCGGGCCGCCGTGCGGAACTCGGGACTGCCTTTTCCAGCGGCTAGAATTACGGTGAACCTCGCGCCCGCCGACTTGCGCAAAGAAGGCCCGCTGTACGACCTACCGATTGCGCTGGGGTTGCTCGCCGCGCAGGAACTGCTGCCGCAGGAAGCGCTGGAAGAAACGATTGTGGCCGGGGAACTCGCGCTGGACGGCAGCCTCCGACCCATCGCGGGAGCAGTCAATCTGGCGCTGCTGGCGGCGGGGCATGACCTCGAAGCCCTGCTGCCGGCGGGCAATGCGCAGGAGGCGGCACTCATCGAGGACGTGAGCGTGTTCGGCGCGGCCACCCTGCGCGAGGCGGTGGCGCATCTCAGCGGGGCGGCGCGGCTGCCGCTGACGCAGCCCGAAACGCCCGAGGACGACGCGGCGCTTTTTCCTGACCTCGGCGACCTCAAGGGCCAGACGGCGGCGCGGCGGGCGCTCGAAGTCGCGCTGGCGGGCGGGCACAACCTGCTCATGGTCGGCTCGCCCGGCTCCGGCAAGACCATGCTGGCGCGGCGGGCTCCGGGCCTATTACCTCCGCTGACCCGTGCCGAGGCGTTGGAAGTCACCCGGATTCACTCGGCGGCGGGGCTGCTGACCAGCCGGGGCAAGTTCAGCCGCCACGCGCCGTTCCGGGCGCCGCACCACACGGTGTCGGACGCGGGGCTAATCGGCGGGGGCAGCATTCCCAAGCCGGGGGAAGTGTCGCTGGCTCACCGGGGCCTGCTCTTTCTCGACGAGTTTCCCGAATTTTCGCGCAAGGCGCTGGAGACGCTGCGGCAGCCGCTGGAAGATGGCCGGGTGACCATCAGCCGGGCGCGGGCGACGGTGGAGTATCCCGCCCGTTTTCAACTGCTGGCGGCCATGAACCCGTGTCCCTGTGGGCACTACGGCGACCCGGAAAAGCCCTGCACCTGCACGCCGAACGAGAGAACCCGCTACGCCGCCCGGCTGAGTGGCCCGCTGCTCGACCGCCTCGACCTGATCGTGAAGGTGCCCCGCCTGACGGTGGACGAGCTGACCCGCGCCCCGGAGCCGGAGACCTCCGCGCCGGTGCGGGAGCGCATTGCCGCCGCGCGTGAGCGAATGCTGGCGCGGCAGGGGGGCCGCAACAGCGACCTCGCCGGGCAGGCGCTGCGCGAACATGCGCCGCTGGCCGCCGGGCCGCTCGCCTTCGCGCAGGCCGCCGCCCGGCAACTGGGCCTCACCGGGCGCGGCTACGACCGGGTGCTGCGGTTGGCGCGCACGGTGGCCGACCTCGCGGGCAGTGACGAGATTCGGGAAGCACACCTTGCCGAAGCGGTGACGTACCGGCCACGGGAACTGGCGTAACGCTGTGTCCAGCCCACCGCCCCTGTCAACTTCGCCTTCTTTGCTGGGCGCGGTGGGCTTCCTGGCGTGTTTGATGTTCGCGCTGCTGGTGTGCTCTGGCTTCGCCCAGGCGCAGCTCACCCCCTGGCTGGGCCTGGCCGGGAGCCTGTTGATTACGCTGGACACGCTCCGGCAGGTTGACAGGACCAAAAGGCAGCACCCGCTGTGGGGCAAGGACCCGCTTTATCCCCTGCTGCTCGGCCTGAATGCAACCCTGGCCCTGGCCTATCCACTTGCGCTGGCCGGGCTGGGGTTGCTGCTTTTCGGCCTGACCGAGTTGCTTACCAGGCCTGACCCGCTGCTGCTCGGCCTGAGTGCGCTGGCCCTGGCACCGCTGGGCTACGGGCTGCCCTGGGCTGTGGCAGCGTTCTCACGTCACCTCGACCCGGAGCCGCCGCAGCCGGACGACTTTGCCGTGGCCGGCGAAAGCGAGCGGGTCTGCGGGCTGGAAGTGAGCGCCGAGGGGCAGCTGTTCGTCGTCTGGGACAAAAACCGTGACCGCTGGCGGGGGGAGCCCAATGCTTACAGCGAAGCAGACGGAAGAGTCCGGCTTCCGGTGCGCGGAATTCGTCTTCCGGCGAATAGGCGCGAAAAAAGCTTGCTGTGGGCGCTTTCCAGGGCGGTGGTCTGGCGGACATACGGTACCAAGCGGCGCAACCGAATTCACGCTCTTCCGCTGTACCGGTTGGCCGACGGCGGTGAAGACACCGAACCGTATGTCCTGGTCAAGACCCGTTACGGCAAGTGGCAGCAGCGCAGCACTGGCGAGCGTTATGCGTCGCTGGCCGAGCTGCTGGTTGGCTGGGGGCTGGCGGTGCCGTACAACACGCAAACGAGTGCAGATTTGCCGGAAGTATTTCATGGCGAGGCCTTCAGCCCTTTTCTGAGCCGCGAGGAGGACGACCGGGTGCGCAGGCGGGAGCTGATGCGCGGCCTGCTGCTGCTGGTTGTCCTGGGTCTTTGGCTGCTGTGGCGTGGCGGTTTCCTCCAGCTCTAACACTATCTGACACTTCAGCCGCCGCTTTTTTTCTTTGCGCTGGGCAGAGGAGCACACCCAGAAAAATCCATCTAAAGGCGGACGCCCGGCGCGCGGCTTTCCCTGACTCTGCCAGCATGTTGAGAACCGCTTTCGTGCTGACGGCTGGGCTTCTCTCTGCGGCACTGGCCGTTTCAAACAGCTTGACGGTGTGGCTGCCGGAGCAGGGGCAGACGGCGACATTAAGCAGCCAGGGACTGACAGCGGCGGATGGCGGGCGCATCGTCCTTAACCGCCCCGCGTACGATTTGCCGTTTGAGCGGCCTATCTCCGGCGGCTTCGTGCGACTGACTCCGGCGGGTAAAACTGACCCCGCCCGGCTGGAAGTGGTGCAGGGCGGCAAGGTGACGGCCTCGCGGACTTTTCCCGAAGCGCGGTATGGCGCCAGGTTGCAGGGGACGGAACGAGGCCCCTGCGTGAGCTCTACGGAGACAGACAGTGACAAGAGCATCACCCGCTGCTTTGCGCCCGACCTGAAAACGGAGTGGGTCAAGTTGCCCGGCCAGCCGTTTCTTAGCGCTAGCGGGAAAGTGGCTTACACCATTCTGACGGATTGGAAGCTGGAAAAACCTGCCGGTGACGATGTAGACGTCATTCGCCGTGACCTTGGCACAGGCGAGGAAGTGACCCTGAGCTACCGCGTGCCACTTCCCGGTCAGACTTTGGTGGTGCCCTCCGGGATGTCTGACCCGATTGACCGCCGCGCCACTCTCGGGCTGGCTGCCGAACTGCCCGGCGAGCGTTACCTCGTTTGCGCCAACACGACCATTCCCAAAGACCCTTGCCGCCTGGACATCGTTGACCGCGACTTCAAGAAGCTCTTGAGCCTGCAAGGCAACGCTTATATTCATCTGCCGCAGGCCACCAAAGACGGCAGCAAAGTCTTCTATTTGGGCAACACCCTGCAAGTCTGGGACGCCTACACCGGCAAACGCCTGAGCAGCATTCACGACCCGCTGTGGGAGAAAAACAGGCAAATCCCGCTGCATGCTTACCTGACGCCCGACAGCACGCAGGCGGCGATTCTGACTGCCGGCATCAAAAACGGCTGGCCTGACTCCAACAAAATGACGGCTTACCTCTACCGCCTGAGCGACAGCAAATTACTCGGTAGCTTTGCGGTGAAGCCATAAAAAACCCCCTCCAGGGAGGAAGGGGGAAAGAGCGTTAAGGTTTACAGCAGGCCACTGCGGCGCAGCAGGGCGTCGGCGTCGGGGTCACGGCCCATGAACTCGCGGTAGAGCGCGGCGGGGTCTGCGCTGCCCCCCCGGCTGAGAATGCTGTCCACGTAGGCGCGGCCCGTTTCGCGGTTGAAGATGCCTTCCTTGGCGAAGCGCGAGAAGGCGTCGGCGTCCAGCACTTCGGCCCACTTGTAGGAGTAGTAGCCCGCGCCGTAGCCGACCGGCGAGCTGAACAGGTGGTTAAAGCTGGCGACCTGCGCGTAGTTCCCTGGCAGCTCAGTGGGGTAAAAGCGGGCCATCACGTCGCGGGCCACGGCCACCGGGTCTTCCTCGCCGCTGGGGTCGTACTCGACGTGCAGCGTCAGGTCGGTCAGGCCGAAGGAGTACTGGCGCATGGCGAAGTTCGCGGCGCGGTAGTTCTGGGCCTTCACCAGCTTCTGGAACAGGTCGTCGGGCAGTTTCTCGCCGGTCTGGTAGTGCCGGGCAAAGAGGTCGAGGGCCTCGCGCTCCATCACCCAGTTCTCCATAATTTGCGAGGGCAACTCCACGAAGTCCCAGGCGACGTTGGTGCCGCTGAGCGACTTGACCGGCACGCGGCTCATGGCGTGGTGCAGCAGGTGGCCGAACTCGTGGAACACCGTTTCCACCTCGCGGATGCTCAGCAGGGCGGGGGCATCAGCGCCCTGCCCTCCTGAACTGGGCGGAGTCATGTTGCCGCACATCAGGCCGAGGTGGGGGTCTACGCCGCCTTCTTTCGGGCCGCCGGTGATAAAGGCGTTCATCCACGCGCCGCCGCGCTTAGTGTCGCGTGGGAACCAGTCGGTGTAGAAGCTGGCGATGTGGGTGCCCGCCTCGTCGAAGATGTCGTAGAACTTAACTTCGGGGTGCCAGCCGGGGGCCTGGGCTTCTTTCACCGTGATGCCGAAGACGCGGCGGCAGATTTCGAACAGGCCCGAGAGCACGTTGTCGAGCGCGAAGTAGGGCCGCAGGGCTTCCTCGTCGAAGTCGTACTTTTCCTGACGCTGCTTCTCGGCCCAGTATGCAATGTCCCAGGGCGCCAGGGCGGGCGCGTCGGCTCCGGCCTTCTCGCGGTAGTACGCCTCCAGCTCGGCGTTTTCGCGCTCGTAGGCGGGGCGGGTCTTGGCGTCGAGGTCGCGCTCGAAGTTTAGGGCGCCCTGGCCCGACTTCGCCATGCGGTCTTCCAGCACGTAGTCGGCAAAGTTGGCGAAGCCCAGAATCTCGGCCTGCTCGCGCCGCAGCTTCAGAATCTCGCGGATCAGCGGGCGGTTGTCGCGGCCTTCCTGCTGCCCCAGCATTCCGCTCGCTTCCCACAGTTCGCGGCGCAGTTCGCGGTCGTCGGCGTAGGTCAGGATGGGTTGCAGCGTGGGCGCGTGCAGCGTCAGGCGGTGGTCTTCCTGGCCTTTGCTCTGGGCGTCCTGGCGGGTCGCGTCCTGCACGCGCTGCGGCACGCCCCCCAGGCGCTCCGTGGGCACGTACAGTTCGTAGGCGGCAGTGGCGTCCAGCACGTTCTTGGCAAACTGGTTGGTCGTCTGGGCGAGCTTGGTGTTCACTTCCAGCAGCCGCGCCTTCTGGTCGTCGGGCAGGTCGGCCCCGCCCCGGCGGAATTCGTCGGTGGTCAGCTTGAGGTGCCGGGCACGCACCGGGTCGAGCCCCTTGGCGGTGTCCGTCTCTCCAAACGCCTTGAGCGCCCCCCACAGCCCCGGATGCAGGCTGAGTTCGGTATAAAACTGCGTGGTTTTGGGGATGATGGCCTCGGTAGCGGCTTTCCACTCGTCGCTGCTGACCACGCTGTCGAGATGGTGCACGATGGTGTTCACGGTGCCGAGCTGCTCGGTGAGGGTGTCGAGGTCGGCCATGAAGTTCTCGAAGTTGCGTTCGCCGGAACGGGCCAAGTTTTCCACGCGCTCCCGTGCCGCTGCCAGCAACTCGTCTACAGCAGGTTCGGCGTGCTCGGGGCGAATCTGGTCGAAAGGAATCTTGAAACCGATATTCAGCAGCGGGTTGCTGCTCTGAGCAGTGGATTGTGTCATCGGGGACGAGTATAGGCCGGGAAGCTCAGGGACCGCTCAGCCGGGTGGCGTATGGACGGGGCGCCGTGGCGCTGCTCAACTGGTGCATGGAGACGCCCCTTCCCCACCTGCCCGGCGTGGACTTCCGGCCCGCCGCGCCCGACGATTTGCCGCAACTCGCCGCACTTTTGAACGCGGCGCACCCGCAGTCGCCCACGACGCCCGAAGACATCCGGCGCCTGGATGCTCTGCGGCAGCCCGGCGAGGCGTTTGGGCGCACCCTGGCCCTGCGCGGCGGCGAACTCGTCGGCCTGGCGGAAACGGCGGTGCCACGCTCCGAGAACTACCCCGGCTGGTTTCTCGTCGAGGTGGCCGTGCAACCGGGAGAATGGGATGGCCCCCTGCCCGCCACGTTGCTGTGGCACGCCGAGGCGTTTGCCCTCGCGCACGGCGGCCACACGCTGCTGACGCGGGTGAAGGAAAGCTGGCCGGAGAAGAGGCTGTACGAGGCGCACGGGTACGCCGAGCATGACCGGCTGTGGAATAGTGTGCTGGACCTGCGGACGCTCGATTTCGGACTCTTCCCCGCGCCGGAAAGGACGGCAGCGGCGGCGGGCGTAACCATTCGCACCCTGAGTGAGCTGGGCGGGCTGGACACCGAAGCGCAGCAGCGCAAACTCTACGCGCTGTTTCACGCCCTGCTGAGCGACGTGCCGAGCGCCACGCCGATCAAAGTTTGGCCCTTCGAGCTCTGGCAACAGCGCTACGTGCCTCACCTGAAGCACCCCGAAGGCGTGTTCCTGGCCGTGACCCCGGACGATAAGTGGGCCGGCCTGACCGAGTTGCATACCCCACGCGCCGCGCAGCCGCAGATGCTGCAAAACGGCCTGACCGGGGTGCGCCGCGAGTGGCGGGGGCGCGGGCTGGGGCTGGCGCTCAAGCTGGTCGCCGCCCGCGCCGGGCTGGAACGGGGCTTTACCCACGCCCGCACCAATAATCACAGCGTGAACCGGCCCATGCTGGGTATCAACGAGACGCTGGGCTTCATGCGCGACGAAGCGACGGTGACGCTGAAACGCGAAGCTCCGCCGCTCACTGTTCAAGCACCGCACAACGGTTAAGAAGCTCTGCATTGCACTGTCCCCCCACTGGGTGCTAGGCAGACACATCGTCAGCCGCCTACACTGTCGCCCAGCCTGTGGAGGCGACCTTGCAACCCCCTGTCCCCGAAATCCTGAAAGTCTCTGCCGATTCGCGTCCTCATTCGGTGGCCGGTGCCATCGCCGCGCTGCTGCGCTCGCAGGGGCGGGTGGAGGTGCAGGCCATCGGCCCGGCGGCGGTCAACCAGGCGGTCAAGGCGCTCGCCATCGCACGGGGCTACCTCACCGAGGACGGCCTCGACCTCAGCACCCAGCCGGCCTTCGTCAAACTCGAAGTCGAGCAGGAGGAGCGCACCGCCATCAAGCTCGGGGTCTACGCCTACCGCCTGACGGACGTACAGTAAAAGGCACAAAAACCGCCCGGAGCCGCTGCTTTGGCGGTCTCCGGGCGGTCTGCCTCCAAGCTCAGGCGCTTTGCTCTTCCGTCTCCCAGTCCAGAATCACTTTGCCGCTCTGCCCGCTGAGCATGGCGTCGAAGCCCTGCTGAAAGTCGCCGATGCCGTAGTGGTGGGTGATGACCGGCGTGAGGTCCAGGCCCGACTGAATCAGGGCGGCCATCTTGTACCAGGTTTCGAACATCTCGCGGCCATAGATGCCCTTGATGGTGAGCATCTTGAAGATGACGGCGTTCCAATCGATCTGCACCTCGCCCGAGGGAATGCC from Deinococcus radiodurans R1 = ATCC 13939 = DSM 20539 includes these protein-coding regions:
- a CDS encoding stage V sporulation protein S — encoded protein: MQPPVPEILKVSADSRPHSVAGAIAALLRSQGRVEVQAIGPAAVNQAVKALAIARGYLTEDGLDLSTQPAFVKLEVEQEERTAIKLGVYAYRLTDVQ
- a CDS encoding YifB family Mg chelatase-like AAA ATPase, which produces MLARARSVALIGVDAVPVEVEVDVSPGLPAFTVVGLPDQAVSEARERVRAAVRNSGLPFPAARITVNLAPADLRKEGPLYDLPIALGLLAAQELLPQEALEETIVAGELALDGSLRPIAGAVNLALLAAGHDLEALLPAGNAQEAALIEDVSVFGAATLREAVAHLSGAARLPLTQPETPEDDAALFPDLGDLKGQTAARRALEVALAGGHNLLMVGSPGSGKTMLARRAPGLLPPLTRAEALEVTRIHSAAGLLTSRGKFSRHAPFRAPHHTVSDAGLIGGGSIPKPGEVSLAHRGLLFLDEFPEFSRKALETLRQPLEDGRVTISRARATVEYPARFQLLAAMNPCPCGHYGDPEKPCTCTPNERTRYAARLSGPLLDRLDLIVKVPRLTVDELTRAPEPETSAPVRERIAAARERMLARQGGRNSDLAGQALREHAPLAAGPLAFAQAAARQLGLTGRGYDRVLRLARTVADLAGSDEIREAHLAEAVTYRPRELA
- a CDS encoding GNAT family N-acetyltransferase, encoding MSSGTSIGREAQGPLSRVAYGRGAVALLNWCMETPLPHLPGVDFRPAAPDDLPQLAALLNAAHPQSPTTPEDIRRLDALRQPGEAFGRTLALRGGELVGLAETAVPRSENYPGWFLVEVAVQPGEWDGPLPATLLWHAEAFALAHGGHTLLTRVKESWPEKRLYEAHGYAEHDRLWNSVLDLRTLDFGLFPAPERTAAAAGVTIRTLSELGGLDTEAQQRKLYALFHALLSDVPSATPIKVWPFELWQQRYVPHLKHPEGVFLAVTPDDKWAGLTELHTPRAAQPQMLQNGLTGVRREWRGRGLGLALKLVAARAGLERGFTHARTNNHSVNRPMLGINETLGFMRDEATVTLKREAPPLTVQAPHNG
- a CDS encoding M3 family metallopeptidase — translated: MTQSTAQSSNPLLNIGFKIPFDQIRPEHAEPAVDELLAAARERVENLARSGERNFENFMADLDTLTEQLGTVNTIVHHLDSVVSSDEWKAATEAIIPKTTQFYTELSLHPGLWGALKAFGETDTAKGLDPVRARHLKLTTDEFRRGGADLPDDQKARLLEVNTKLAQTTNQFAKNVLDATAAYELYVPTERLGGVPQRVQDATRQDAQSKGQEDHRLTLHAPTLQPILTYADDRELRRELWEASGMLGQQEGRDNRPLIREILKLRREQAEILGFANFADYVLEDRMAKSGQGALNFERDLDAKTRPAYERENAELEAYYREKAGADAPALAPWDIAYWAEKQRQEKYDFDEEALRPYFALDNVLSGLFEICRRVFGITVKEAQAPGWHPEVKFYDIFDEAGTHIASFYTDWFPRDTKRGGAWMNAFITGGPKEGGVDPHLGLMCGNMTPPSSGGQGADAPALLSIREVETVFHEFGHLLHHAMSRVPVKSLSGTNVAWDFVELPSQIMENWVMEREALDLFARHYQTGEKLPDDLFQKLVKAQNYRAANFAMRQYSFGLTDLTLHVEYDPSGEEDPVAVARDVMARFYPTELPGNYAQVASFNHLFSSPVGYGAGYYSYKWAEVLDADAFSRFAKEGIFNRETGRAYVDSILSRGGSADPAALYREFMGRDPDADALLRRSGLL
- a CDS encoding ABC transporter substrate-binding protein, encoding MKVALLSLLTLTLAASAQSQQAKELRLGVFPNVTHAAGLVAINKGLIQKELGSGVKLVVREFANGSQVNEALAAGAIDASYVGPGPVMNAFMRGVPVQVYAGAANAGAVLVGRKDSGIRNVKGLAGKKVAVPTRGSTQDISLRHLLHENGLKASDEGGNVTIVPIDPANMPAAFVGKQVDAALVQEPWGAIMEGQGAKLIVNEKGVWNGGNYTSTVLVVNTKYAAANPETVKDLLRGHLAAINLINKSNAGAQKAISDQIYAFTGKRPNSAELFKALARTKVTWDINLQTLGEYAQLNKEAGFARDVPDLNKFVDLSVVKSLAK